One Nonomuraea angiospora DNA segment encodes these proteins:
- a CDS encoding ABC transporter ATP-binding protein, whose amino-acid sequence MTTVTQEAGAPSGAALPPGVDAGESAIVTEGLTKRFRGGQIAVDTLDLAVPRGSVFGFLGPNGSGKTTTIRMLLGLVAPTSGGYSVLGLPQAQALPKVGALVEGPAFYPYLSGAANLMRFDSADPTARRASAKRRIAEALDRVGLSAAAGKRFRNYSLGMRQRLAIAAALLGPRELLILDEPTNGLDPQGTREVRALVKEIAADGTTVFVSSHLLAEVEQMCTHAAIMRTGKLVAQGTIASLNGGLVTRIRVETPDAADAARVLGTLGLADVLTGDGEVTAELGGHAPERVNAALVGEGVAVRGLAVVRPSLEDVFVGLTGEGFDVDG is encoded by the coding sequence GTGACCACCGTCACGCAGGAAGCAGGGGCGCCCTCCGGGGCGGCCCTGCCCCCGGGGGTGGACGCGGGGGAGTCCGCGATCGTCACGGAGGGGCTGACCAAGCGCTTCCGCGGCGGCCAGATCGCCGTGGACACGCTGGACCTGGCCGTGCCGCGCGGCTCGGTGTTCGGCTTCCTGGGGCCCAACGGCTCGGGCAAGACCACCACGATCCGCATGCTGCTCGGCCTGGTCGCGCCGACGTCGGGTGGATACTCCGTGCTCGGCCTGCCCCAGGCGCAGGCCCTGCCCAAGGTCGGGGCGCTGGTCGAGGGGCCGGCCTTCTACCCGTACCTGTCGGGCGCGGCCAACCTGATGCGCTTCGACTCCGCCGACCCGACCGCGCGCCGCGCGAGCGCGAAGCGGCGCATCGCCGAGGCGCTCGACCGCGTGGGCCTGTCGGCCGCGGCCGGCAAGCGCTTCCGCAACTACTCGCTCGGCATGCGCCAGCGCCTGGCCATCGCCGCCGCCCTGCTGGGGCCGCGCGAGCTGCTCATCCTGGACGAGCCCACCAACGGGCTCGACCCGCAGGGCACGCGCGAGGTCCGCGCGCTGGTCAAGGAGATCGCCGCCGACGGCACCACGGTCTTCGTCTCCTCCCACCTGCTGGCGGAGGTGGAGCAGATGTGCACGCACGCCGCGATCATGCGTACCGGCAAGCTCGTGGCGCAGGGCACGATCGCCTCGCTGAACGGCGGGCTCGTGACACGCATCCGGGTGGAGACGCCGGACGCGGCGGACGCCGCGCGGGTGCTCGGCACGCTCGGCCTCGCCGACGTGCTGACCGGGGACGGGGAGGTCACGGCCGAGCTGGGCGGCCACGCGCCGGAGCGCGTCAACGCCGCGCTGGTGGGGGAGGGCGTGGCCGTTCGCGGGCTGGCCGTGGTGCGGCCGAGCCTGGAGGACGTGTTCGTGGGACTGACAGGGGAGGGCTTCGATGTCGACGGCTGA
- a CDS encoding sensor histidine kinase — protein MADSPLAWWRRQGLRFRLTVAAAAVLALALAVSASVLVSVLERALMDTVDESTRQTAQAVRVAADAGTLTSPISTHDGTIVQVIDAGGRITHVTYGTDRLVPLLDAKARAKVLQRGQATLLDGRPYAVPGFLRVIVLSADRGQTVIAARPISEIQTSLVTAGRVLLVGTPALIVLLAVASWLMIGRTLRPIAALRRGAADITHTARSRRLPVPQSRDEVYSLATTLNGMLARLEEAEQRQRALVSDAAHELRSPLASIRLQLEVALGHPEGQDWRETAEGVLEDTMRLSRLAEDLLALARLDERGGVPARREPVELDEVVRQTVDRYAEARLMVCDPVVVRGDALDLSRVLTNLMDNAVRHTSSKVEVALTADGVLTVTDDGPGIPEQDRERVFNRFTRLDSGRSRDEGGAGLGLAIVRETVRAHGGTVVLEDAAPGLRAVVRLPVSR, from the coding sequence GTGGCTGACTCCCCGCTGGCCTGGTGGCGGCGGCAGGGGCTGCGGTTCAGGCTCACGGTGGCGGCCGCCGCGGTGCTCGCGCTGGCGCTGGCCGTGTCGGCGTCGGTGCTGGTCAGCGTGCTCGAACGGGCGCTGATGGACACCGTGGACGAGTCCACCAGGCAGACGGCGCAGGCCGTGCGCGTGGCGGCCGACGCAGGGACGCTGACCAGCCCGATCAGCACGCACGACGGCACGATCGTGCAGGTCATCGACGCCGGCGGGCGCATCACGCACGTGACGTACGGCACCGACCGGCTGGTCCCGCTGCTGGACGCCAAGGCCCGGGCCAAGGTGCTCCAGCGGGGGCAGGCCACGCTCCTGGACGGGCGGCCGTACGCGGTGCCCGGGTTCCTGCGGGTGATCGTGCTCAGCGCGGACCGCGGGCAGACCGTCATCGCGGCCCGGCCGATCAGCGAGATCCAGACCAGCCTGGTCACGGCCGGACGGGTGCTGCTGGTGGGCACGCCCGCGCTGATCGTGCTGCTCGCGGTGGCGAGCTGGCTCATGATCGGCCGCACGCTGCGCCCGATCGCGGCCCTGCGCAGGGGCGCGGCGGACATCACGCACACGGCCAGGTCGCGCCGGCTGCCGGTGCCGCAGTCGCGTGACGAGGTCTACTCGCTGGCCACCACGCTCAACGGCATGCTGGCCAGGCTGGAGGAGGCCGAGCAGCGCCAGCGGGCGCTGGTCTCCGACGCCGCGCACGAGCTGCGCAGCCCGCTGGCCAGCATCAGGCTGCAGCTCGAGGTCGCGCTGGGGCATCCCGAGGGTCAGGACTGGCGGGAGACCGCCGAGGGCGTCCTGGAGGACACGATGCGGCTGTCCAGGCTGGCCGAGGACCTGCTGGCGCTGGCCAGGCTGGACGAGCGCGGCGGCGTGCCCGCCAGGCGGGAACCCGTCGAGCTGGACGAGGTGGTCCGCCAGACCGTCGACAGGTACGCCGAGGCGCGACTGATGGTGTGTGACCCGGTCGTGGTGCGCGGCGACGCCCTCGACCTGAGCCGGGTGCTGACGAACCTGATGGACAACGCGGTACGCCACACCTCTTCCAAGGTCGAGGTGGCCTTGACCGCGGACGGAGTGCTGACGGTGACCGACGACGGGCCCGGCATTCCCGAACAGGATCGCGAGCGCGTCTTCAACCGCTTCACCAGGCTGGACTCCGGGCGCAGCCGTGATGAGGGCGGCGCCGGGCTGGGGCTGGCGATCGTGCGAGAGACCGTGCGGGCGCACGGCGGCACGGTCGTCCTGGAGGACGCCGCGCCTGGGCTGCGGGCCGTGGTGCGGTTGCCGGTCTCCCGGTAG
- a CDS encoding ABC transporter permease, with protein sequence MSTAESMAGTAGTLGSAVGTTEAGTQDERRTPGLVPVAESLRSTERRPPEPPAEAPAPAAGRAWAFWRLLGSELGLTFRRPRNLTMLAVLGVVPIVIGVALRLVASEEGMGGLVQDVVGNSLMLTFVSFSFLVLLLMPVAVSVVAGDSIAGEAGAGTLRYLLAAPAGRTRLLLVKYLNAVVFAYAVTAVVALTALLTGLVLFPAGDVTLLSGTTISMADGLLRILIAVGYVGAGMAALAAVALALSTFTEVSIGAIAATMVLVIVCQVLRAIPELGSITPYLLPSKFTNFDAVLRSPIDFGSLRDGLLAFGAYIVLFGSIAWARFSGKDITS encoded by the coding sequence ATGTCGACGGCTGAGTCGATGGCTGGGACGGCGGGGACCTTGGGGTCCGCCGTCGGGACCACGGAGGCCGGGACCCAGGACGAGCGCCGCACGCCCGGGCTGGTGCCCGTCGCGGAGTCCCTGCGCTCCACCGAACGCCGCCCGCCGGAGCCGCCCGCCGAGGCCCCCGCCCCCGCGGCGGGAAGGGCGTGGGCGTTCTGGCGGCTGCTCGGCTCCGAGCTGGGCCTGACGTTCCGCAGGCCGCGCAACCTGACCATGCTGGCCGTGCTCGGCGTCGTGCCGATCGTCATCGGCGTGGCGCTGCGGCTCGTCGCCTCCGAGGAGGGGATGGGCGGGCTCGTCCAGGACGTCGTGGGCAACAGCCTGATGCTGACGTTCGTGTCGTTCTCGTTCCTGGTGCTGCTGCTGATGCCGGTCGCCGTCAGCGTCGTGGCCGGCGACTCGATCGCGGGCGAGGCCGGGGCGGGGACCCTGCGCTACCTGCTGGCCGCCCCGGCGGGGCGCACCCGGCTGCTGCTGGTCAAATACCTCAACGCGGTCGTCTTCGCGTACGCGGTCACCGCGGTGGTGGCCCTGACGGCGCTGCTGACGGGCCTGGTCCTCTTCCCGGCCGGGGACGTGACGCTGCTGTCCGGCACCACGATCTCGATGGCCGACGGGCTGCTGCGCATCCTCATCGCCGTCGGGTACGTCGGCGCCGGGATGGCCGCCCTGGCCGCGGTCGCGCTGGCGCTGTCGACGTTCACCGAGGTGTCCATCGGGGCCATCGCGGCCACCATGGTGCTGGTCATCGTCTGCCAGGTGCTCCGGGCGATCCCCGAGCTGGGCTCGATCACGCCCTACCTGCTGCCGTCCAAGTTCACGAACTTCGACGCCGTGCTGCGCAGCCCGATCGACTTCGGGAGCCTGCGGGACGGGCTGCTGGCGTTCGGGGCGTACATCGTGCTGTTCGGCTCGATCGCCTGGGCGCGCTTCTCCGGCAAGGACATCACCTCCTGA
- a CDS encoding response regulator transcription factor, whose product MRVLVVEDERRMAAALQRGLQAEGFAVDLAHDGEEGLHAARQGDYDVVVLDIMLPRLSGYNVCKQLRAEENWVPILMLSAKDGEYDMADGLDLGADDYLTKPFSYVVLVARLRALLRRDAGRRPSVLVAGDLSLDPARRRVERDGSSIELTPREFALLEYLIRRRDEVVSKAEILEHVWDTFDTDPNVVEVYVGYLRRKIDAPFGRNALQTVRGAGYRLAGDGG is encoded by the coding sequence ATGAGAGTACTTGTCGTCGAGGACGAGCGGCGGATGGCCGCCGCGCTCCAGCGGGGGCTCCAGGCTGAGGGGTTCGCCGTGGACCTCGCCCACGACGGCGAGGAGGGCCTGCACGCGGCCAGACAGGGTGACTACGACGTCGTGGTGCTCGACATCATGCTCCCCAGGCTCTCGGGCTACAACGTGTGCAAGCAACTGCGCGCGGAGGAGAACTGGGTGCCGATCCTCATGTTGTCTGCCAAGGACGGCGAATACGACATGGCCGACGGGCTCGACCTGGGCGCCGACGACTACCTGACCAAGCCGTTCTCGTACGTGGTGCTGGTGGCCAGGCTCCGGGCACTGCTGCGGCGCGACGCGGGGCGGCGGCCGTCGGTGCTGGTGGCCGGCGACCTGTCGCTCGACCCGGCCCGGCGCCGGGTCGAGCGGGACGGGAGCTCGATCGAGCTGACGCCGAGGGAGTTCGCGCTGCTGGAATACCTGATCCGGCGGCGGGACGAGGTCGTGTCGAAGGCGGAGATCCTGGAGCACGTCTGGGACACCTTCGACACCGACCCGAACGTGGTCGAGGTGTACGTCGGCTACCTGCGGCGCAAGATCGACGCCCCGTTCGGCAGGAACGCGCTCCAGACCGTGCGCGGCGCGGGCTACCGGCTGGCGGGCGACGGTGGCTGA
- a CDS encoding YcnI family copper-binding membrane protein, whose product MSFVRRAATVLAAATALTVGLAIPALAHVTIQPGTAEQGGFTKVAFRVPNERDDASTTKVEVSFPVDHPLAFVSVKPLPGWDVKVTQGKLPKPVKTEYGDLEEAVTKVVWSGGKINPGEFQEFEVSMGQLPKDTDALVFPTKQTYSKGEVVDWADAPKTDGTEAEHPAPTLKLVPASGGDGHGMASASASAAPAAAAPSVTPVAAATSASDGTARLLGGAGLVVGVIGVVIGALGLRRRPAA is encoded by the coding sequence ATGTCCTTCGTACGCCGTGCGGCGACCGTGCTCGCCGCCGCCACCGCCCTCACCGTCGGCCTCGCCATCCCGGCCCTGGCCCACGTCACCATCCAGCCGGGCACCGCCGAGCAGGGCGGATTCACCAAGGTCGCGTTCCGGGTGCCCAACGAGCGCGACGACGCCTCGACCACCAAGGTCGAGGTCTCCTTCCCCGTCGACCATCCGCTGGCGTTCGTGTCGGTCAAGCCCCTGCCGGGCTGGGACGTCAAGGTCACGCAGGGCAAGCTGCCCAAGCCGGTCAAGACCGAGTACGGCGACCTCGAAGAGGCCGTGACCAAGGTCGTGTGGTCCGGCGGCAAGATCAACCCGGGCGAGTTCCAGGAGTTCGAGGTGTCCATGGGGCAGTTGCCCAAGGACACGGACGCGCTGGTGTTCCCGACGAAGCAGACGTACTCGAAGGGTGAGGTGGTGGACTGGGCGGACGCGCCCAAGACGGACGGGACCGAGGCGGAGCACCCCGCCCCGACGCTCAAGCTGGTCCCCGCGAGCGGGGGCGACGGGCACGGCATGGCCTCAGCGTCGGCCTCGGCCGCTCCGGCCGCCGCCGCTCCCTCGGTGACGCCGGTGGCGGCGGCCACGTCGGCCTCCGACGGCACTGCCCGCCTGCTCGGCGGCGCCGGCCTCGTGGTGGGCGTCATCGGCGTCGTGATCGGCGCGCTCGGCCTGCGCCGCCGCCCCGCCGCCTGA
- a CDS encoding LolA family protein encodes MRRGTFVRWGVPIAAAAVIGAAIGAGPVIAAVSGEPVLPERSAQQLLADAVAATGKEGGIAPMSGTVQQTASLGLPALPQTGEASPLSLLSGSHEVKVWYGGADKVRVALPTQLNETNLIVNGDTAWYWESATNTATKLTIKAEARQDKRALPTPRPTDVTPQQVAEHLLANVDQHTAVRVINTAQVAGRPVYQLVLAPKDAGSLVQEIRIALDGETYVPLQVQVYAKGSAEPAFQVGFTQVTFTPPADENFTFTPPAGAKVEEKTLGAGMEQEVAADRAEHAKDVAERAKVVGQGWTTVAVVPFSLSDLKTATPSDGRQGRGPGSGAGADPSALIDSVLKSATPVSGTWGSGKLIKTKLVTALLTDDGRLLVGAVTPEEITKAAGTK; translated from the coding sequence ATGCGTAGAGGCACGTTCGTGAGGTGGGGAGTGCCGATCGCGGCGGCGGCCGTGATCGGAGCCGCGATCGGCGCCGGCCCCGTCATAGCCGCGGTGAGCGGCGAGCCCGTGCTGCCGGAGCGGTCGGCACAGCAGCTGCTGGCCGACGCCGTGGCGGCGACCGGCAAGGAAGGCGGCATCGCGCCGATGTCCGGCACGGTGCAGCAGACGGCCTCGCTCGGCCTGCCGGCGCTGCCGCAGACCGGCGAGGCGTCACCGCTGAGCCTGCTGTCCGGCTCGCACGAGGTGAAGGTCTGGTACGGCGGCGCCGACAAGGTCCGGGTGGCCCTGCCGACCCAGCTGAACGAGACCAACCTGATCGTGAACGGCGACACGGCCTGGTACTGGGAGAGCGCCACCAACACCGCCACCAAGCTGACCATCAAGGCGGAGGCGAGGCAGGACAAGCGCGCCCTGCCCACGCCGCGGCCGACCGACGTGACGCCGCAGCAGGTGGCCGAGCACCTGCTGGCCAACGTCGACCAGCACACGGCGGTCCGCGTGATCAACACCGCCCAGGTGGCGGGCCGGCCGGTCTACCAGCTCGTGCTGGCGCCCAAGGACGCGGGCTCGCTCGTCCAGGAGATCCGCATCGCGCTCGACGGCGAGACGTACGTCCCGCTGCAGGTGCAGGTCTACGCCAAGGGGTCGGCCGAACCGGCGTTCCAGGTCGGGTTCACGCAGGTGACGTTCACGCCGCCGGCGGACGAGAACTTCACCTTCACCCCGCCCGCGGGCGCCAAGGTGGAGGAGAAGACCCTCGGGGCCGGCATGGAGCAGGAGGTCGCGGCGGATCGCGCCGAGCACGCCAAGGACGTCGCGGAGCGGGCAAAGGTCGTGGGGCAGGGCTGGACGACCGTGGCGGTCGTGCCGTTCTCGCTGTCGGACCTGAAGACCGCGACGCCGTCGGACGGGCGCCAGGGCCGCGGTCCGGGCTCCGGCGCGGGCGCCGACCCGAGCGCGCTGATCGACAGCGTGCTGAAGTCCGCCACCCCGGTGAGCGGCACGTGGGGCTCCGGCAAGCTGATCAAGACCAAGCTCGTCACCGCCCTGCTGACCGACGACGGCCGCCTCCTGGTCGGCGCGGTCACCCCGGAGGAGATCACCAAGGCGGCGGGCACCAAGTGA
- a CDS encoding MFS transporter, with the protein MRAHLPLRLARTAAFAAVCVALAAFAHVLGGGSAPAPWVAGLGLAGVSALGLALCGRERSAATINVMLVGAQLALHELFAGDGAAYFSVRGLFEPVAAAHGHGQGGLAVNTGMLLTHVTATLITGLWLARGEVALWSLLRLVGRRLMLLPAFAVPPLTRPAAPIVRARVVPLQPEFRLCVARRGPPLPA; encoded by the coding sequence ATGCGTGCGCACCTTCCCCTCAGACTCGCGCGGACGGCCGCCTTCGCCGCCGTCTGCGTGGCTCTCGCCGCCTTCGCCCACGTGCTGGGCGGCGGTTCGGCGCCCGCGCCGTGGGTCGCCGGCCTGGGGCTCGCGGGCGTGTCCGCGCTGGGGCTGGCGCTGTGCGGCAGGGAGCGCTCCGCGGCGACGATCAACGTCATGCTGGTGGGGGCGCAGCTGGCGCTGCACGAGCTGTTCGCGGGCGACGGCGCCGCCTACTTCTCCGTGCGCGGGCTGTTCGAGCCGGTGGCCGCGGCGCACGGCCACGGCCAGGGCGGCCTGGCGGTCAACACCGGGATGCTGCTCACGCACGTGACGGCCACGCTGATCACGGGCCTGTGGCTGGCGCGCGGCGAGGTCGCGCTCTGGTCGCTGCTGCGCCTGGTCGGCCGCCGTCTCATGCTGCTCCCGGCGTTCGCCGTGCCGCCGCTCACGCGGCCCGCCGCGCCGATCGTCCGGGCGAGGGTCGTCCCGCTCCAGCCGGAGTTCCGGCTCTGCGTGGCCAGGCGTGGTCCTCCACTTCCCGCCTGA
- a CDS encoding LysR family transcriptional regulator: MNLQQLRYVVATAEHRTMTDAARSLYIAQPALSRAIRDLERELGMTLFARSGRGVVVTAQGRRVVKLAREALDAVHEIEGLANHSGVTEAELRIASTPSLEPGLAGRLLPAYAAEHPGVRVHIVRCDGRDSVVSAIRDQRADLGLTDLPVPTDLITHPLERQEIVLISPPGLDLPNPVPMGKLHGMRLALPARGSMRRRELDAMFGKYSVSPVVVLETDERNGWLNAVRAGQASLLWYRGLAEQASRAGLIVRSLEPAVRRVIAVVHARRRLPLIAQDFLATAEKGTAA, translated from the coding sequence ATGAATCTCCAGCAGCTCCGCTATGTGGTCGCGACTGCGGAGCACCGCACCATGACCGACGCGGCAAGATCGCTTTACATCGCGCAGCCTGCGCTGTCCCGCGCGATCCGCGATCTGGAGCGGGAGCTCGGCATGACGCTCTTCGCTCGTTCAGGCCGCGGCGTGGTCGTCACCGCGCAGGGCCGTCGCGTGGTCAAGCTGGCGAGGGAGGCACTCGACGCCGTTCACGAGATCGAGGGCCTGGCCAACCACAGCGGCGTCACGGAAGCGGAGCTCCGCATCGCGTCCACGCCCAGCCTCGAACCCGGCCTGGCCGGGAGGCTGCTCCCGGCTTACGCGGCCGAGCATCCGGGAGTACGCGTGCACATCGTCCGCTGCGACGGCAGAGACAGCGTCGTCAGCGCCATCAGAGATCAGCGGGCCGACCTCGGGCTCACCGATCTTCCGGTCCCCACGGACCTGATCACCCATCCGCTCGAGCGCCAGGAGATCGTGCTGATCTCCCCGCCCGGGCTCGACCTGCCCAACCCGGTGCCGATGGGCAAGCTGCACGGCATGCGCCTGGCGCTGCCGGCCCGCGGCAGCATGCGGCGCAGGGAGCTGGACGCGATGTTCGGCAAGTACTCGGTGAGCCCTGTGGTCGTGCTCGAAACCGACGAGCGCAACGGCTGGCTCAACGCGGTACGCGCGGGCCAGGCGTCGTTGCTCTGGTACCGCGGCCTGGCCGAACAGGCCAGTCGCGCGGGCCTGATCGTGCGCTCGCTCGAACCCGCCGTGCGGCGCGTCATCGCCGTCGTGCACGCCCGCCGCCGCCTGCCGCTGATCGCCCAGGACTTCCTGGCCACCGCAGAAAAGGGGACAGCGGCCTGA